The Microtus ochrogaster isolate Prairie Vole_2 chromosome 10, MicOch1.0, whole genome shotgun sequence genome contains the following window.
GAGGGTGGAATTACTGCAGGACAGCAGCAGCTGGACAGAGACGGGAAAAGAGAAAGTAAGCCAAGCATCTGCAATCCCCTTAGTGCTTCAAATTCAGtcttgccccagcctcccaagtgctggtattacaagaGTGCACTCCTAAgcctagctttatttatttttttctaattacagatgtgtgatgtgggattctcctctgtatgctatgaataccattggttaataaagtaactgtTAGGCCTGTGCAAGGCAGAATATTTTCCCcaaggtaggtggggaaaatgctgggggaaagaaggtggagtcagggagaagccatggagctgctgccaaaactttgctggtaacccacagccatgtggcaatacacagattgacggagatgggctagtttaggatataagagttagccagaaatatgcttaagctattggccaaacagtattgcaaataatatagtttctgtgtggttatttcgggagtctggacagctgggaaaacaaacaagtggcctcctaccaCAGATGTGTATACTGCAAACTTAAGGAAAGCTGGCCTAAAGGCACTTTAAAAGCCAGATTCCAAGAATAGAGAGCTGATAGACTTCATAAACGTGCCAGCTGAATACAATGATGCGGAACTCCAGGAACCCCACATGCAGGGTTCACAGATGGGAAACAGCCTGTGTAGAGGGCCGAATTTGAACTGCATAGAAACTCTGCAGGGGTGACTTGAGATAGCATTCTCACTTACAGGCTTGGCAAACCAAGTCAGGaggaggcaaacctctcccatcaGTAGAGTGCCTTGCCAATGGTCAGtccttgagaacacagatgtgcactgtagttcaaaggctctgattaggttgtggtttgtcttctgctgaggtgtttttacatattatattacaaCAAGAGTTCTTCCCATAACACTGAGCTTTCTGTTTAGATTAGCTAGGGCATAAAGCTCTTGAAATTAGTTGCAACCAAGTGACTAGTTCATGAAACAATTTTCCTGTATTATGGGAACCTAGTTTGAATCAtgatttgagtattataaaaAGCACTGGCTTTGCAATAAAGTATGCAGTGTATCTCCTACTCTGCATCCCCTTTGTCCAGGGTCATCCATAACCGAGGAGGTTGGGGAAAGGTCCCCAACAAGCCTGGAGAAGGAACAAAGTGTCTCATGCCATGGACCTGGTGAGTAGCAGGTCAGCCACTAAGCTGCCAAAGCCTCATATGCTGCTGCCACTGGTATCCATTCTCTGTCTCACAAGGAGTTAAATGCAAGCACAGTGCCACCCTTGGCCAGCCTTGAGTCTTAGGCATTGGACTCACGGGACCACTAAGCTAGTGTTCTGGTAGCTGCCAGTGTGATTTGGTGAGATGAGAAGAGGCATAATCCTAGATTTCACTCTTCCTGGGATTGTGACCTAAGACAAATTGTCCTTAACACACTCATTCTTGGCAAGGTGCTCAGAGGAGTGGTAGCCTCCTCATAGGGCGATATGGGGTTGACAGGGTCACTTGTAACACTTAACCTTTAGTGTGCACTCAAGAAACCCTTCTCTTCCCCTAGGAAGCATTCCCATAACTTAGGAAATCCCCCAGGAGGCCTGGCTCTGCCAGTAACGTTATCCTAAGATCTGGATCTTGCTTTTGGGGGTTGAAGCTTTGTATCCGTCCTGGGAAGAGTCGAACAAGTGGGGCACACCCACAGAATGTTTCAACTTGGGACATCCAGACAACACACCCTACTCATTTCTCAGCCAAGGGATTTTACCTCTTGCCATAAACTGATGGCTGGGATGTTGGCTGGATAATGCAGGACAGGCAGAACTATCACTGTTCATTCCTTGGGGAGGTGTAGCGGCAACTGGCTGGGAAAGAGCTGAATTACTACTTGGGGACAAAGGCTGGTACATAAACCCATCATGTAAATCAGCCTAGAATGTAAATCAGGGCTCCATTAATATTCTGTGTTCTAATGGAAGAaacacctgctgagccatcaatAAAGGAACTCAGCAGAAATATGTTGAAATTGCTCCTTTTTTAACTGCTTGGATGCCAGGCCTCATAAGAGTTCCTGCAGCCCATTTCTGTAATAAGATGCCTGTATGTTTTAGTGAATTGTTTTGCTACAATGGCTTTGTTTTATTGGGAAAAGGATGGGACATAATTTTAAGTGTTATTGCAAACTTAAGTAACATTAAAAACGAACAAGGTACTTCACTTAGTATCAAACAATGGTTTACATTGTAGTGAGAATCCAGACTGGAGACACTAAGGATACATGATACACTTAATAGTGTATCTATGGCTTCTATGACTGTGAAGGAGACTTCCTTAGAGCCTCAGTACCTCAACTTTTGTGTGGGTAAAATGGAGACAGTGCCTGGGCCTTTGCAGGCACATGGTAAGTAGTGACTGCCCTTACATACATTAGGTGATACTTTGCATGTAAGTTGGGGGCACACACGATGAACCAGCAGAAAAGGGTGACGTTTATACTTTGCATGTTCAAGCAGAATCCTAGTGAGGGACTGAGTCCCCAGTTGTCAAGCCAGCAGCTTGCCAGGCTGCTAACAAGCTCCCAGGGTTGAGCTTAGTTGCCCTTGGCTAATGCACACTGCAGGGTCAGCAAGGTGTAGAGGGGCACACCAGGTAATGGCAACCATGCATCCCATTGGCAAGGGCAGGTGCTGCTGCTAGGGCTCTAAGCCAGGCGTGGTCATGCTTTTTGTGGAAGtaaggtatattttaaatatacgaAGAATAGGACAGTGGTTCCCAGAGTAAATGGTGCGCTGGGAATGGTGCCAGAGAacagggaggatgggaaggatgGCTGACCCTTTAAAGTTCTATAGCATAGGAGGACAACTCTGGTTAACAATGATTCACTgcctattttaaaatgtccaatcGAGAGGATTTTCAATGTTTCCATCAAAGTAATGATGTATATGTGACTGTCAttacacaatacatacatgtacagaaATGTCACACTACACCAAGAATTTCCAGTTACTATGTgccagtttaaatttaaaatattttagaaagtacTACATACCTTAAAACAAGATTGTCTAGATGTGCACAGTTTAACCACACAGATCTTAAAAGCATAGGGTTTCCTCTGGCTGGAGTGTCAGATGTAGCAGGGGAAACCAGGCATGAGACACAGAACATGACAGGCCACAGAGGAGCAGTTAGTCACGGAGACCCAGGAACCAGAGAGAGGCTTCCAGAAGCTAAAGACAGCTCCTGCTGAGGACTAGTGAGGCAAGGGGTGCCTCAGTTCTACCTCGGTGAACTGAATTCTCTCAGCCACCTGAACAGGCCTGAAGCAGATTCTCAGAATCCCCAGGAATAGCCCAGAAggctgacatttttatttcagcCTTGTAAACCCTGGCGCGGAGATACCAGCTGAGCACATCTCTGGCCACAGAACTGTCTGCTGCTAAAGAAGACAGAATGGAAGAGGACTGGGAGCCCCACTGACGGAGTTCTGTGGCCGTAGGCTCTGGCTGGGGGTTGGGAATGCTGCACGGCCCAGCGACTGCCAACACTGTACCATAAGCACAGAGTGAGCGGTGCAAAGGCCTTTGGGCCCATGGCAAGCCAGGAGGCAGGTCCAGTCTTTACAGTCTTGCTATCTCTGAAGGACTCaagagggtcacaagttcaagtccTGTTCTACTTGGCATTGGCTAGTTGACTGGGATGGTTGCTTAAGCTGTCCTTGCCATCTTTATACACTGCCTGCTGCCTAGAGGTGTGGGGAGATTCGGGGAGCCGGCGCACCAAGCTCCTACAATGTTGCTGGCCTGGCGCAGGTGCTCAGTAGGTGGCTGTTCTTTCTCTGGAGTCAGGCCAGCAGGTGCTGCCCTGCAGAGGCTCCCTCAAGGGGCCTTGGCTCTGCTTGGACTGTCCACCTTCTTCAACTTTATAAATCTCCACAGGTGCTGGACCTGTTCACAGTGAGTCACCCTTTTCTGGAGGTCACAAGCCCATGGCTGCTTGTGAATCGTTGAGATGCTGAGTGGGTTCAATGCCAGGCCCTGGCAAACAGGCATTGAAGACTACAGGAAAGTAAGTTGCACAGTGGTGAGACCTCAGCCTTATTGTCACCCTACCTCCTCTGTgggtctcctgcctccacctccccaccctgcccctcccacatgcatatgcacacaccaaaacaataacaaaaccaggCAGGTAAGGTTTGGTCTCCTGCTGTATTCCCCAGAATGGGTACGGTGACCAGAGGGGCACCGGATGAGGACCTAGCCCATGTCTTGCTAGGAAGCAGTTCCTTCACAGATCCCCACCACTCTCCTCAGGCTTCATAGAAAGACTGTTTCCAAaaaccatctttttctttctggtttagtGAACATTTCTCCACCTCCATCACCAACAGTTTAGGTCAGATCATTCCTTTTGTGGCACACACCATAGGAAATCAAGAGACAATACctggcctcagccttctgaatgccaGCAGCACCCACCATATTATGATGTCGCCTGAATGGTGTCATACAGAATCACCCAATTGTGAATCACCGAgcctgtctgtgtatatgtgcccCAAACAGCACATTTGACAAGAGCTATTCATTAAGAACATGTCACTCCTGGGCTGAGGCCTCAAATGCACAGGATGCAAGCAATGCCAAGAGTAAGATAAGCATTTTACAGCTGAAAGTGGCTTCAAGCAGCAGACGGGCCCTGATGTAACAATGAGCTCCTGGTGCCTGTTCTGCATGTGGAGGTTGGAACAAGAATGGCCACCTCAGGCTcagtatttgaatgcttggtccctagttggaaaatctgtttgggaaggattaggaggtgtagccctgttgaagatgtgttgctgggggtgggctttgaggttacaAAAGTCCAGCCATTCGGTTACCTCTTTCTGTCTTGttgtctcaagatgtgagctctcagctactgctccagcaccataccagcctgcctgccgccatgatccccaccatggtcttgggTTCTAACCCATTGGAACCACGGGCCCCAGtaaactcttctgtaagttgGGTTGGATTCCAGAGGGTCAAGGACTAGAGGCACAGCAGAGGCTGGCTGATGGGAAGGGCACAGTCTGAGGATAGAAGGCTCTAGAAGAACGTCTTCCAGGCGTATTTCACCCATTGCCTCGCCTCAGCCTCATCCGGGTTGTATCTCTAAGTAGGCAGAAGGAAGGCGCAGTGGAACATCATTTGCCCATGATAGCGAGGTGGCTATAATAGCTGCTCCTGGGATCCTGCAACGCCTGCTGGTCTGCTGCCAACCATTAGGACCCTCACATAGACTTCTGAGTTCTTACAAACAAAGTCAGGGACAGTCTAGCTGAGGAGAGAATGTCTAGTGTTTCCAAAAccaggggagaagagaggctaGATTTGCAGAAACCTGCCCTAGGAAAGAAAGCTGCACTGGTCTCCCTAAATATTCCAGACAATTTCTCTTCCAGAAATAAGGATGCATGTAACACAAGACCCCGAATCAGCCCATCTGAAGGATACCAGCTGGTTTCAGTTTAATGATGTATTAGTCAGTTTTGCTATGGTAACAAACACCCCCAGATCTCAGTATTTACTACAGAAAACATTTGCCTTTCACTTTACAATCCGTGGCTTTAGGTCAGCTGCTCTGAGCTTTGTTCAGACACCCAGGCTGAAGGCAATGCTCCTATTTGAGAAATGGGGCCTCAGAGTAGAGGGAAAAGAACACAAGCCTACTTGTCATCCACTGTCCATTGGCTCCTCCAGCTTCTGTCAGACGTGGCATGAGTCACATCTGCTCATAGCCCTTGCTCCCCTTGGGAGATGGGGCGGGCACTGAGGAACGCCACTTGGCGTCAGGTAAGAGTACAGAGTCTCTAGGATGAACAAGCCCAAGACAAAAACCATCTATGGCAGACAAAGACTTTCCAGATCAAGAGGTATGAAGTCCTAGCAGGCACAGTGGTGCGCACGCTAACCCAGCATGCTCTGCTGAGCAGGAGCATGACTGGAGCTGAGGAGTTGGGAAGCGCTCAGACTGCTGTCTGGTCTGCTGCAGTTCTCACACTGGGAGGTCGGGGGAACAGGTAGACTTCTGAGACATCCGAGGATCCCAGCTAGTACAGTCACTGACGCAGAAACAGGATGTGGCTTCATGGCTCCATTAACCTCATGGCATCCGCAGCATCCTTATAGTTCTCCATTCTGGTGAAAAACTGGACCAGTCTCAGCCCTACGCCTTAGAATACTATGCAGGATTGGTTACCGCCTTGGGGTGCCTTCCACATGTGCCTGATGCCACCGAGGTTAAGGCTGTCGATGTGCTATGAGACAGTCTACAGGCCAGGgagtcaccaaggccagctaggcTGGCAACTGCAGCAGACGTTCCTTCAGAGATGGGCTCCAAGGATGCTCTCTCTGACCAGGGTGGAGCTGTGAATCTGAGGAGGGTGAGGCCCAGCTGGAGCCTGGCACTTAGCCAGACAGGCTGAGGTTCAGGGAGGCCAGCAGCTTCTCCCCAGCATGAGGCTAGGAACCACTGTCCCTGGGGATAGAGAAGTGCTGGACTCCAGGCAGAGGAAGCTGAGGAGACCCCAGGTCTGGCTTCCACTTTACCTGTGCACCCTTTTCCCCTGAAGATAACTCTTAAGGAAAGACGAGGATGCTACACAGATGAGAAATGCTGGGGTGAGGGCTTTCACAGAGTACCTGCAGGGAGAGCATGACAGAGTGGTTAGCTGGGTTACACTCCCCATTAGCCATGAACCTTTCAATGTacagaaacattaaaatacaacTTAGCCCATTGCATTGTCTGTGGACACCATGACAGTCTCCCCTTAAAACTGAGCCCCAACCCCTAGATGGGCCCTCTGACATCAGGCACACAGGGACAAAACATGGAAGACCACAAAACAAGCTATCAGTTCATTCCCTAGCTAGTCTGTGAGTAACGGGGGTGAGCCAGGTTCCTACTAACTTGAGGTTACAGTCTGTACCCCAACAAGCAAATGGCTCCAGGAATGAACTTGTTAACCCCCTGGGAATTCTACAGACGCTGCTGAGAGGCCACAGTGGATACTGTTTGCTGCCATTGCTGATAACAAAGACATCCTCTCCCAGCAGACTGCACCATGTCTACAGGACAGGGCATTCTGACCCCGGCTTGCTCCCTTACTTGAAAGCCTAGAACCGTGTCCCCATCCTGCCGGTGAAGGGCAAGCCAGTGAGGCAGAATGCTCAGGGTCACACAGACGGAACAGAGGGTCTGCAATGCTCTTTCCATTAACGGTGCCAGGAGACAAGTGCAATCAGAAAACGGAAGCTACCCCAGCTGCCTTCTGCTGTAAAGCAGTTTTTCCATTCTGAGACCAGGCCACTCACCTGCCTTGGCCTAGGCTGTTACTGTTCTTCAACCTCCTTGGCCAATGGCCAGGCCAGTCAGTCCCACTGGCTGCCTTCTATGACTGCTGTGTGTCACTGAGCAGAGGAACTAACTAGACCCTGGGAAGAATCTGCCCATTCCCATCATCCCAAGGAGGTGCTCACCTGGGGTGCTGCAACACCTGCAACAGAGTGCTCCCAGGGGACACCTGGTATAGCTCTGCCCTTTCCTCATCCTCAAAGTAGACCTACGAGATTAACCaggaagagagtcagagacaaatGGGCATAAGCTGCCCTACACATGCCAACACCCAAAAGTTGTTCACTGACCTCCATATATGCTATGGCAAATCAAACACACAACGTTTTAATAAAAACACTCAATTTCTATATACACTCCCCCAAAATCCCTCAGAGGAATGAAATAGAACTTTCTTACCTCCAAATTATCTGGGTGATATTTCTGCTCTGAGTCCCAGCAGGGTGCTTCACTAAACATCGCCATGAGATGGTCAATAAACCtaagaagagaggaagatgtgCTTTCTGGGTACCAGTCCCTGGACACCTAAGAGAGGAAGATGTGCTTTCTGGGTACCAGTGCTCCATCCACATTCCCACACCAGTCCCTGGACATCAATCCAGAGAGAAAGGCGATGTATAAGGCATGACATTCAGGCTTAACTCACATTGACAACAGTGCCAAAATAGGAAGGTGTACCACTTGTCTAGAACGTATCTCTCTAAGCATTAACTTTCTAAGCATTTCACTTGAAATCACAAGTTAAATGGTGCAATCTGTATCTTTTCTAGTAAACACACACAAGTTATACGGATGAACTACCTACCGAGACCTGACAAGGCAAGACCTGTGTGGCCAGCTAGTAAACAGATTCACGCTAGAGAAGCCTGTAAACCTGCTGGGGATAACCTCTAAATTACTCTTTCCTACTCAGCAAAAGCCCGCTTATCTCCGGGCAGTCAGCAGGAGGTGCACACGAGCAGGAGCGGAAAGCTGCTGGATGGAGTGTGTACCTGGAGTCCTCATGAAAAGCAGAGATGAAGTCAGACTGCGCATACTCTGGATACAGGAACAGCACAGGCCAGCTCAGTCTGCCTTGATTATCTAGGCTCAGCCTGGCTCCGCAAGGGTTCTCAGAGCTGAGCCCATCCAGGAAGATCTCAGTTGGACCATCGGAGGCTGAATCTTCATCCTTACCCAGGGCTTCTGAGACAAGCCTGATATTCCTAGCCTGgatcaagacagaaagaaaggcacaAACTACCTTCTCCTGTAGGAagatgcagacacacaccacTGAAATACACCCTAGCCCTGTGAGCTTTCCGAGGGCCCACTCCACATGACCCATCCTAACTGTCCTGGCAGCCTGGCACACAGGAGGCACCACTGTTGAACTTACTTTCCCTAGCAATGTGTTGTGTGTTTGGCCCTGCATCAAGAGGAGCTGGACATGGTTCCCTACCCTCAGGGCTGCTTCTGGTCTAGTGGGAGCAGCTGCAGAACAGTTACAACAGAAGGTAGGAAGGGGAGCTGAGGAACCACAGACAGTtcacgtgggattcccctctgtatgctatgaagatgttttattaccactggttattaaagaagccaatgtttcggccaatggcttagcagagtaaagccaggtgggaaatccgaacagagatgtagagagaaagtaggtggagtcagggagatgccatgtagctgctgaaggagacaagaTGCCACGGAACCTTATTGGTAGGTAACAACCTCGTGGttatacagattgatagaaatgggttaatttaagatataagagctagctagaaagacggctaagctattggctgaacagtgttgtgtaattaatatagcttctgtgtgattattcaggtctgggaagctgggatacaaacaagcagtctctgcctacaggtAGAGCAGCTGGTGGTATCTGAGCATGCTAAGCCTTAGAGTGTGGTTTTGGAAGGCAGAGAATGAAGGAGCAGCCCAGCCCAAAGACTGGCATGTGCAAAGGTGTAGGACAGGGCAAGCATGCGATGGTACAGCAATGGAAACACTTCCCTTTGGGGAGAGCCTGGGATGCTAGAAATAAAGCTGACTTGCTAGAAATAAAGCTGACTTCATCCTGACTGCCTTACTGAAGTGAAGATCCATCAAGAATGGGCTACCTCTTACGTGTGCCAAGGTTTCTACGGTTAGCACATCCAGGGAATCAAAATTAGTTGTGGTGATATCCCTTAAGGTAGGTGAAAAGTTTCTACTCcccgataagcctctccaccaacacaacaatccaaatcagaccaaatcaaaccaaattagaaaaagcccaggtttaatggatacaatgctcctggatgattttccagccccgcaaagagcagacaggaaaggaagaccagaaaactatatgtctgttttctggggggcaATTTAAATACCCAGTGGTAGTGTTcatgagcatctctgggggaagGGTCATCATGTGGTGgtctttctgagatgcagcagggtttggggagagagatgggggagggggcttaggATGGAGCttccacctgaacattccagactctttggatatatggatgccaggggctggggtgaagcttccacaTGAACAGTAGGAGTTGACaaaacctgttcttttctttttgacagtCTCATGTAACTGGAGCTGGCCTCGACTTTCTGGTCCTCCTGTCACctgctccctagtgctgggatcaaaggcatatgcCACATGCCCAgcccagtttgtttgtttatttgtttttaaaaatttgtatttatgtagtgttttatctgtatatacgtctgtgtgagagtgtcagctCCCCTGGAGTTGGGTATagacagacagttgtaagctgccatgtggatactgaggatggacctgggtcctctggaagaacagccaggagtcttgatcactgagccatccgtctctccagcccccatatttaACTTGTTAATAGGTGTTAACAGATTGTTGGTTGGGAGAGAGAAGTGTTAAGTTTTCAAAGTTAATAGCTGAAATAAATGGGTACATAACGTCAGTGAACACAGAACGAAACTATGACCTCACCCAGGAGGCATCATCTCCCTTGTAAGGGCAGAGCAAGATCAAATGGGAGACTAGCCAGGTGTCAAGGATGAGAGACTACGTGGGTCAGACACATCCACTTCATGTAAGAACCAAGCACTAACTGGCTTGGCCACTGGGTCTCCTAGACTACACTCACTTCAGAGTGCAGCACAGGGAAGATTTTATCATCATTAGTTAGAGTGACATCCTAAAACTGTAATATAAGTTATAGTAAAGAGCAAGGACCAGGCTCTGACACCCATGAGCTGCATTAGATTTTCTCACCCAAGGCTAGTAAACCAGGAACAAGAAAGCCTTCCCCAAGgctggaaagggagaggggaggaaggggagtggagaaatgtatagctcaattaaaaataaaataaacaagaaagccTTCCCCAAGgctggaaggggaaaggggagggaagaagggaaatgggtaaaatgtatagctcaattaaaaataaaacaaacaagccgggcggtggtggcgcacgcctttaatcccagcactcgggaggcagaggcaggcggatctctgtgtgttcgagaccagcttggtctacagagctagttccaggacaggctccaaagccacagagaaaccctgtctcgaaaaaccaaaaaaaataaaaaaaataaaaataaataaaaataaaacaaacaaacaaataagaaagccTTCCCCAGATGGCTGCGGCGAAAATGCCCAGAGCACGCACTCAGTATGTTGCTGAGACCAGCAAAGGCAGGGGCAGAGCTAATTGAAAGTGGTGGTCTGACTCCAGAGCCTGGGGTAAGCACAGTGTGAAGAAAAAGTATCCTAAGAAAGGTCCCCTGTAGTGAAAGACTGCTTTTCATTTCCCGGCCCCCCGGCCGCCCAGACCTATAATGACACAAAAACTACATTAATTgtaacattgtttggccaatagcttaggcgtattcctagctagctcttacatcttaaattagcccatttctattaatctatgcattgccaggaggctgtggcttacaggtaaggttccagcgtctgtctcctttggcatctttgactctgccttctttctctctatatatctgttcagattttctgctaagccactggccaaaacacctttattcatcaaccaataaaagcaacaaaaataacagaagtaCATCCCACATAAGTCCCCAGCAGGCTTCTCACAACCAGGGGACTTCATACACTTGGGGCCTTTGGCTTGAGAACTCACCTTGATGGCCTGGAGTAGGGTCTCGTTCTGActctgttccttcttttctttcagccTTGCTTTCCTCAGATCCCTCTCTTTCattctctgaaaacaaaattcagatGCTGTCAGCTCTAAGGAACTCTTCCTCCATCTTATTCCAGCCTACAGGACTGATTTTGTCCCCCAAGACTTAGGGAGATGAGGAAGATGCCACCAATAAAGGAGAAAGGGCATTCCCATTCAGGGACCCCAATGGAGTATACAAGTACTGCATGGGAACCCTAACTTCTCTGGTGTGGCTGAAGAACCCATGTCAAAAACTCACAGGCTTTGCCCTCTGCACAGTTATAACCTATAAGAGAAAAACTCCACCATTCTACTCAGTCTGGCAGGAAGAGAATTCAGATTCTCTTTCCAGGTCGCCTCCCCACCCCAGTCTGTCCAACACCAGTAGCTCCTGCTTTCACTCCTGGGCTTGCAGTTGATGGGAATCTCCCAACATCTGAtacaaagggaagaaagcaaatatTTGCAGACCATGGGGTCTCTGCCGTGCATtatctggttttctttctgactCTTGAGAATGTGAAAACCGCTTAGCTCATTTCATCTTCATTAAAAACACTCAAGGTTGGACCAAGAAATACCAGGGACTTGTCCAATGCATTTCAGCAGCGGCAAAGCAGTATTCAAACTCAGATTTGCTGACGTATCCCTCCTAAGGCTCTTGCCCGGAATATTATTCTCTCTCAGCGTCACTGAGCCAAGTAAACTCCTGCTCGGTCATCATCTCTCAGCAAGCTTGCCTGCTGGAATCCCCATTTGCACCCTGCTCTTGGTAGGGTAGAGTTAGCCATCACTACTAGACAGCtagcacacacaccagacactCCCAGTGACATGAGACACAATCTGATGTATGTGCAGTCACCAACCTTCAGCTTGTCTGCTTTCGCCCTcacttctagaagtttcttctcTTTGGCATCAATCTGTAGCCCCTCATCACACCAGTTCACAGCCTCAGCAAAGTGGTTCAGTTCAAGATGGCACATGGCACCTGCGGAAACCAGAGTCCTGAGATCTAGGAACAACGGGCACACCTTGAACAAACCCTCCTCCCCTGGCGGCACCAGCCAGCCCCAGGAGGGGTAGCAGGACACAGCTCTTTGCAGTTCAGTTCCTAGACAAGGCAAGGATTTGTAAAATTGCACTCATCCCCATTTAGTTAAAAACTTTCACCCTAAAATGCAACATCTCANNNNNNNNNNNNNNNNNNNNNNNNNNNNNNNNNNNNNNNNNNNNNNNNNNNNNNNNNNNNNNNNNNNNNNNNNNNNNNNNNNNNNNNNNNNNNNNNNNNNNNNNNNNNNNNNNNNNNNNNNNNNNNNNNNNNNNNNNNNNNNNNNNNNNNNNNNNNNNNNNNNNNNNNNNNNNNNNNNNNNN
Protein-coding sequences here:
- the Ttc4 gene encoding tetratricopeptide repeat protein 4 isoform X1 → MENSEPDPTDDANMDAFLEKFQSQPYRGGFHEDQWEEEFDKIPLFMKKAPPEIDPKEFPDLACLQSIIYDDERSPEDQAKTYKDEGNDYFKEKDYRKAVVSYSEGLKKKCVDPDLNAVLYTNRAAAQYYLGNFRSALNDVLAARKLKPSHLKAIIRGAMCHLELNHFAEAVNWCDEGLQIDAKEKKLLEVRAKADKLKRMKERDLRKARLKEKKEQSQNETLLQAIKARNIRLVSEALGKDEDSASDGPTEIFLDGLSSENPCGARLSLDNQGRLSWPVLFLYPEYAQSDFISAFHEDSRFIDHLMAMFSEAPCWDSEQKYHPDNLEVYFEDEERAELYQVSPGSTLLQVLQHPRYSVKALTPAFLICVASSSFLKSYLQGKRVHR
- the Ttc4 gene encoding tetratricopeptide repeat protein 4 isoform X2, which produces MFLRSNSDQAKTYKDEGNDYFKEKDYRKAVVSYSEGLKKKCVDPDLNAVLYTNRAAAQYYLGNFRSALNDVLAARKLKPSHLKAIIRGAMCHLELNHFAEAVNWCDEGLQIDAKEKKLLEVRAKADKLKRMKERDLRKARLKEKKEQSQNETLLQAIKARNIRLVSEALGKDEDSASDGPTEIFLDGLSSENPCGARLSLDNQGRLSWPVLFLYPEYAQSDFISAFHEDSRFIDHLMAMFSEAPCWDSEQKYHPDNLEVYFEDEERAELYQVSPGSTLLQVLQHPRYSVKALTPAFLICVASSSFLKSYLQGKRVHR